cccaaacataatacccttttttgtggtaaccgggttaatgtcagaaatgtgcaacacatttttcattgccgtaatcatgcatcggatggcccttgtggattgtacatttgtctcatcctcgtcgacactggagtcagactccgtgtcgacatctgtgtctgccatctgaggtagcgggcgtttttgagcccctgatggcctctgagacgcttgggcaggtgcgggctgagataccggctgtcccaaagctgttacgtcatcgaaccttttatgcacggagttgacactgtcggttaataccttccacatatccatccactctggtgtcggccccgcagggggcgacatcacacttatcggctcctgctccgcctccacgtaagcgtcctcatcaaacatgtcgacacagccgtaccgacacaccgcacacacacacagggaatgctctgactgaggacaggaccccacaaagtcctttggggagacagagagagagtatgccagcacacaccagagcgctatataacagagggatttacactatatacaaagtgaattttcccccaatagctgcttatatcacaatttgcgcctaaatttatgtgccccccctctcttttttaccctttccgtagtgtatactgcaggggaaatcctggggagcgtccttccagcggagctgtgaagagaaaatggcgctggctgtgctgaggaagatagccccgccccattCAGccacgggcttctcccgcttttttaataatatttatggcaggggattaggcacgtatacagtttagaactgtattatgtgcattttgccacttaaggtatactaattgcagcccagggcgcccccccccccaccagtgaccggagcgtgtggtgtgctgtgggagcaatggcgcacagctgcagtgctgtgcgctaccttattgaagaccggagtcttcagccgccgattttctccagaatcttccgtcttctggctctgcaagggggacggcggcgcggctccgggaacggacgatcgaggtcgggccctgtgttcgatccctctggagctaatggtgtccagtagccttagaagcacaagctagctgcaagcaggtaggtttgcttctctcccctaagtcccacgtagcagtgagtctgttgccagcagatctcactgaaaataaaaaacctaacaaatactttctttttagtgaactcaggagagcccactaagtgcatccagctctggccgggcacagattctaactgaggtctggaggaggggcatagagggaggagccagtgcacaccagatgtagtacctaatctttctttaaagagtgcccagtctcctgcggagcccgtctattccccatggtccttacggagtacccagcatccactaggacgtcagagaaatacggggacccctacgtcttttgtctcccgtattttttgaaccaggcgcagagcccggtgctggttgtttaaatatgggggaaccacagtaaattttccccccgtatttttacaaccaggaccggctcaaagagcccgaggctggttatgcttaggaggggggaccccacgcaatttttttcaggatttaatGAACACTTTTGTGATGTCCattaagtcgaatccaggccgcccactcttcgtcaattggtccgttggtcaaattcgggtcccggctggagggtttcgcctgtcgaatacacgccggaattcgaccgcaatcgaATATACCTAATAGTGCTGCAAATTGCATTGCGCTTTATGAACACATTCCTTATTATACTAGTAAAAGGACCCAGCATGCATCAGGTCACTTTAGTGCCAGCTTGCTGCTGTGCCCCAGCCACTATATCTTATTCCCCGTATCCTTGCCATCTCTATCTGCTGCTTTGTAACACCCGCCTCCCTATCTGTCTCTGCCGTGTTCTCTGTTACTGTCTGCCTCCACACTTAATCATGTTCTCGCAGGCGAGTTGCTTCTACTCTCCTGGCTCCTGTTAGGCTAGGGTTTGTCCCATTTCCCGTTGGAGTATGCACCTAGTCTCCCACTGCACATGCATGTTGGAAACCAGAAGAATTATTGCTTGCACAATAGGCCTCAGCTCCCTCCCCAGGCAGCAccaccgcctctctgcatccctccCCAAAAGGTCCCACACTTACCCAGGCAGCAGACACTCCACACAGAAGTCTGTTCCATCTCCCTTACAGTGGGAGCTGTTGGTACATTCTACAATTACGACATAGATATTTAGATCACTAAaatctaaaagaatatttccctcaAATCTACAACTAGTGTACTTCCAGAAATATAGCATTAGACTTTCTTTGATATGCCAGACACATGTATAAATATAATTtataggttgtttttttttctccctcAAACTATACCCACAAACACATAAAAGTAGGCATAAGAAAGCACAAACACCGACTGAAGTAGGTTGTACTAAATAAAAAGTCACAAGACTTCAATATAAGAGTCACTAAACTAGCTTTACTCTAACTTATATGTACATTTGCATATGTCCTATCATAATAAATAGTTTAACAAATAAGAGTAAAATGTTACTTTTTTAGTGCCCAAGAGGGTGAAGAATGACATTTAAGTAAATCTGACATTTTATCAATTGCTTATTTTTCATCAGAAAAATATAATGTACAATTAttctgtgaaaaaaataaaaaaaatcaagtaaCTTACTGAACATGGAAAcagataaaaattaaaaataataccaCAAATAGCAAGCTCTCATTTCCATacttttatttccaaaaaattagACGAGTCATATAAAGGTTTTTTTTATACTTGTATAAAGTAATTTCCAtgtaacaatttttaataaagtctTTTGCAAGCATTGAAGTATATTAATGTGTAGACATTACACATTAAAGATACAAAGTACAGAGTAGCAGGTGTCCGCATAGTAAATGTAATAGGACGATAACGCAGCAGAAAAACTTGAGTGAGATTCAAAGTTAGTGCCAGTTAGCTGCCAAACTATTGCTAGACAGATACGAATTAAACAATACAAGTATATGAACGGAGAAGTGTATTTTAGATTTCtcaacttaataaaaaaaaaaaaaatatagcaaTCCCACAAGTAGCTTAACTGCCAAGGTGAAAAGCTTTTGTGGCAAGAACATAAAAAGGCAACTACAGTGAGCAACAGTTACAATCAAACCAGTGATTAATGAGAAGTAATTTTGGTCCTCAAAACAAACACCATTTCATTGTCCTCAACTGTAAAAAGGCAAAAATTAAATTACCAGCCACTTGAAAAATGACAAAATAGCTCTCAATAAGCAACAGGAAACACAAGGAGATGGGGGGACAAGACAAGACATTATTCTACCCATAAACAGAGTACAGGAGAAATGACAGGCAAACAACACTGCAGAATGTCTGACGTAAGCGGACTCAGAGAGGCTAATGACATAAAAGCTCCAAAGTTCTTCTTATTACCAAACGGTGAGAAATGGTGAAGCCCATAGTTAGGCTCTCTCTGGAAGACCTGAACACAACTGAATACAACTCAGTTAACACTGCTGTCTTTCTATGGACCAAGAATTGCCTTCCATATGCATGTGGAAATATGCAAACTTTTGTGAATGCATGGCTGATCACAGTTCAAATTTGAGATATTCAAGGACATCTTAATAGTGAGATCGACTGGTGTGAAATTTGGTTCAGAGTACATAAAAGGTACAGTGCGAGAACATTACAGTTTAAATCACACTTTTTAGAGCCCTTGCCACAAAGCACCTTGCGATTAAGTGTATTTAATTATTTACTTTCGCAGCAAGTGAACTGGATCCCAGAGTGGAAAGAAAAAGCAACGATTTAAAGTAATAAAGTTGTTAGTATGTTACTTATTACAGCAAAAGGTAACATGCCGACGATATTCATAAAATAATATTTAGAGTCATAAAATTTCACTTATTTTCCAGTGGTTAAGCATGTCTTATTTTGGACGGTGTGTAGCTCTTGTCTATGATTTCATCCTGTAAAAACATGTGAAGGCACCGTTCATTCTGTGCCAAAGGGTGGCCGGCAACCCTGAAAGTGAAAAGAGAGAAAAATTAGAAGCAGCTGGCAGCCAGGCACACAGCCATGATAACTGCTTCGGAGCATTTCAGCAGGATTTCCTTTCTAGTCGGAATTGCCTATTACTGCTAAAAGAAGGTAgcttttaataagaatttacttaccggtaaatctatttctcgtagtccgtagaggatgctgggactccgtaaggaccatggggaatagacgggctccgcaggagatagggcactttaagaaagctttggactctgggtgtgcattggctcctccctctatgcccctcctccagacctcagttagggaaattgtgcccagaggagatggacagtacgaggaaggatttttgtaaatttaagggcgagatccataccagccacaccaatcacaccgtataacttgtgataaacttacccagttaacagtatgaacaacaacatagccacggttcaaccgaaaaactataacataaccgttatgtaagcaataactatatacaagtcttgcagaagaagtccgcactttggacgggcgcccagcatcctctacggactacgagaaatagatttaccggtaagtaaaatcttattttctctaacgtccttgaggatgctgggactccgtaaggaccatggggattataccaaagctcctaaatgggcgggagagtgcggatgactctgcagcaccgactgagcaaacaggaggtcctcctcagccagggtatcaaacttatagaactttgcaaaggtgtttgtccccgaccaagtagctgctcggcacaaatgtaatgccgagacccctcgggcagccgcccaagagcagcccactttcctagtggagtgggccttaaccgatttcggtaagggcaatcctgccgtagaatgcgcctgctgaatcgtgttacagatccagcgagcaatagtctgctttgaagcaggagcgccaaccttgttggccgcatacagaacgaacaaagcttcagtcttcccgattctagccgttctggtcacataaatcttcaaagccctgactacatccagggactctgaatcctccaagtcccgtgtagccacaggcacgacaataggttggttcacatgaaaagatgagaccacttttggcagaaagtgagggcgagtcctcaactctgccctatccacgtgaaaagccaagtatgggcttttatgtgataaagccgccaattcggaaacacgtcttgccgaagccaacgccaacaacatgaccactttccacgtgaggtatttcaactccacagttttgagtggtccaaaccaaggtgacttgaggaaacgtaacaccacgttaagatcccaaggcgccaccggaggcacaaagggaggctgaatatgcagcacccccttcacaaaggtctgtacttcaggaatagaggccaattctctttgaaagaaaatggataaggccgaaatctggacctttatggaccctaattttaggcccaaagtcactcctgtttgaaggaagtgaagtagacggcccaaatggaactcttccgtaggagcagctctggcctcacaccaagatatttccgccatatacggtgataatgttttaacgtcacgtctttcctagccttgatcagggtaggaattacttcctccggaatccctttttccgctaggatccggcgttcaaccgccatgccgtcaaacgcagccgcggtaagtcttggaatagacagggcccctgccgcagcaagtcctgccttagaggaagaggccacggatcccctgcgagcaactcttgcagctccggatacccagtcctccgtggccaatccggaacaatgagtattgttctgaccctgcttcttcgtattattctcaacaccttgggtatgagaggaagaggaggaaacacagaccgatctgaacacccaaggtgtcaccagagcgtctaccgctaccgcctgagggtcccttgacctggcgcaataccgctttagatttttgttgagacgggatgtcatcatgtcgatttgaggcagtccccaacgatccgtgatctgtgcgaagacttcttgatgaagtccccactctcccggatgcaggtcgtgcctgctgaggaagtccgcctcccagttgtccccccccccccggatgaagaccgctgatagcgcgcttacatggccttccgcccagcgtagaatcctggtcgcttctgccatggccattctgctccttgttccgccttggcggtttatatgagccactgccgtgacattgtctgactgaatcagaaccggttttctccgaagcaattcctccgcttgacgcagggcgttgtatatggccctcaactccaggacgttgatgtggagacaagactctaggcttgaccagagaccttggaaatttcttcccagtgtcactgctccccagcctcggaggcttgcgtccgtggtcaccaagacccagtcctgaatgccgaacctgcgaccttctagtaggtgagcactgttcagccaccacaggagagataccctggtcctgggagacagggtgatcctttgatgcatttgtaaatgggacccggaccagttgtccaagaggtcccattgaaaagtcctcgcatggaacctgccgaaagggatggcctcgtaggaagccaccatcttcccccggacccgcgtgcaatgatgcactgaaaccttgtttggttttaataggttcctaaccatggctatgagttcctgaaccttttcgatcggaagaaaaccctttttctggtctgtgtctagaatcagccccaaaaaggtcagacgcgttgtagggactagctgggacttcggtatattgagaatccagccgtgtatctgcaacgtcttcatggacagagacacgctgtccagcaacctctcccgagatctcgcctttatgaggagatcgtccaagtatgggataattgtgaccccctgcctgtgcaggagcaccctcatttccgccattaccttggtgaaattctcggggccgtagaaagcccaaacggcaacgtctgaaattggtagtgacagtcctgcactgcaaatctcaggaacgcctgatgcggggggaatatcggaacgtgaaggtaagcatcctttatgtccagggacaccatccaatccccccccccctccaggctggcgatgaccgccctgagtgattccattttgaacttgaacctcttcaagtataggttcagagatttcaggtttaaaatgggtctgaccgaaccgtccggtttcgggaccacaaacagggttgagtaatatccctctccttgctggagatgaggaactgtgacaatcacctgttgaatatacaatttttggattgctgccaacactagctccatctctgacggggaagccggcagaacagatttgaaaaatcgtcgaggaggcaagtcttcgaattccagcctgtatccctgagaaacaatctctaatgcccagggatccacctgcgagtgaactcagacgtggctgaaaaaccgaagacgagcccccaccagatctgcctcccctcggaaagccccagcgtcatgcggtggactttgcagacgcaggggaggacttctgctcttgggaactagctgtgtgcagcttttttcccctgcctttccctctggcaacaaaggatgatccacgtaccttcttgtttttattggaacgaaaggactgcatttgataatgaggtgccttttttgtatgctgcggggggacataaggtaagaaatttgacttaccagccgtagccgtagagacaagatccgagaggccgtctccaaacaactccacccctttgtaaggcaaggactccatatgccgctttgaatcggcatctcccgtccactgtcgggtccacaagagccgcctagcagaaatagacatagcatttattctggagcttaataaacaaatgtctctctgagcatcccacatatacaaggcagcatctctgatatgctctatggtcatttgaatggcgtccctatctaaggtgtcaatttccgtagataaggaatctgcccatgccacaaccgcactactaacccaggccgacgccttagccggtcgagcaatagtaccggaatgattgtaaatgtgctttaaggtaatttcctgcctgcgatcagcaggttccttgagggaagccgtatcctgagaaggcagtgccacctttttggacaaacgtgtcagcgccttgtcaacttttggcgaagattcccagcgtatcctatcagtttgtggaaaaggatatgccatgagaatccttttgggaacttgtggtctcctatccggagattcccaagccttttcgcacaagtcacttaattcaaatgaggatggaaaagtgacttcaggctatttccctttatacatgtgtacccttgtgtcagggacagggggttcctcagtaatatgcaaaacctctttaatggcaataatcatgtacggtatacccttagccaccttcggctgtaattttgcatcttcatagtcgacactagagtcagtatcagtgtcggtatctgtgtcatcgatctgggatatggtgcgcttctgagaccccgaagtacctggcgccccagggacaggcattgactggctacctgactgatccctagcttctgccttgtctaatcttttatgcaatagattgacatttgcattcaagacattcagcatatccacccattccggtgtcgccgacggcgacctgacattcaagcactccccctccacattaagagagccttcctcgtcaaacatgtcgacgctggtgagtgctgagggagaagccccgccccctcggcggcgggcttctgtcccgctcaaacttagtaaaatatggcgggggctcttttatatacatgtacagagcccacctgtacatgtatatagtctttttgccatgcagaggtttatattgctgcccagggcgcccccccccctgcgccctgcacccttacagtgaccggagtatgtgaggtgtatgggagaaatgacgcacagctgcagtgctgtgcgttacctcagtgaagctgaaggcttctgccgcctgacgacttctgtcttctgtacttctagctctgtgagaacGGTGGCgctgctccgggggtggacgcccagtaagaacctgcgttcaccccctctggagctaatggtgtccagtagccgaggaagcagagcctatctttgacaagaaggtctgctcctctctcctcagtccctcgatgcagggagcctgttgccagcagtgctccctgtgaaaaagtagtaaaaggtagaaaaaaaatccaaacaaaaatgcttctaggcagagaactctggagagctctctgcagtgcacccatcttgctctgggcacagtgtaaaactgaggtctggaggaggggtatagagggaggagccagtgcacacccagagtccaaagctttcttaaagtgccctatctcctgcggagcccgtctattcccttatggtccttacggagtcccagcatcctcaaggacgttagagaaaaacgcgATATTCGAAGGACacttacatgttttgatgtgtaaTGTTCCATATACTAGAAAACATTATACAAAAATATTAAGCTCTTTCACATGAAAGCAGCACCTATTCACAGTGAAGTAAAGAATCAAGCGGACTGTTACATAAACTGGGTACACTCGCACCACTTAAGATAATACAATCTGCAATCAAAGCAAATAATCATCCAAGCCTTGTGAGCTGCATTGTTCCAGCAATAGGGCACATATTGCACCGCTAGAACTATGGTATAACATGTAGCTATTTGTTTCAGCACCTTCAATTTCAGAGGCAATCTGCATACATTAACAGTGTAAGGTCAACAATATGGTGCAAGTAGTAAGATGAGCACCTCCACAACACaatctttttatacattacagtagAATATTCTGGTACTACAGCAGACGCAGGGGATCACACTTACTTGTTTATAAATTGTTCAAGCCCTTGCTTTCTTTCCTCTATGAAAGAGTCATCAAAGATTCCTTCATCTCCTCTGAATGGAAGCTGACGAAAGAGAGCCTTCCCAGGTAAAGCTGGCACAACCACCTAGACCAAGCAGACAAAATCCTCAGCAGCATTTTAGACAAAGTTTTCTCAACAGATTGATGTGGTCTAAACATTAAATTGTAGATCGCAAGCAACATTCTATTAGTGTTTGTAATCTACTTCTAGTCTTCTCCATAACAGTGTTGACAATGCCTGTGCTTTTCACAAAGTACAATAATATTG
The Pseudophryne corroboree isolate aPseCor3 chromosome 4, aPseCor3.hap2, whole genome shotgun sequence DNA segment above includes these coding regions:
- the SNX3 gene encoding sorting nexin-3 isoform X1 is translated as MAETVVDTRRLHSKPQNLNDAYGPPSNFLEIEVCSPHTVGVGRNRYTTYEVRLKTNLPIFKLKESCVRRRYSDFEWLRSELERESKVVVPALPGKALFRQLPFRGDEGIFDDSFIEERKQGLEQFINKRLLWTRQWTGDADSKRHMESLPYKGVELFGDGLSDLVSTATAGLPATLWHRMNGAFTCFYRMKS